A stretch of the Panicum virgatum strain AP13 chromosome 9N, P.virgatum_v5, whole genome shotgun sequence genome encodes the following:
- the LOC120689390 gene encoding inorganic phosphate transporter 1-2-like, producing the protein MAGSHHIAGSRVSSVSDNDPGTPNNRNLEGEVNHLKRRGGGARIDAEHRIAFLSPFLLSPFLLHKEIQDEDEEVQRQVVAGDTWGLFSSQFVRRHGLHLLATTSTWFLLDIAFYSQNLFQKDIFSKVGWIPPARTMNAIEELFRISRAQALIALCGTIPGYWFTVALIDIMGRFWIQLMGFLMMTVFMVALAVPYEHWTQPAHHTGFVVLYGLTFFFANFGPNSTTFVVPAEIFPARLRSTCHGISAAAGKAGAIVGAFGFLYAAQDPKKPDHGYTPGIGIRNTLFLLAGTNFLGMVMSLLVPESKGMSLEEIAKENINDDATEAPARV; encoded by the exons ATGGCTGGCAGCCATCACATCGCCGGATCCAGGGTGTCTAGCGTCTCAGACAACGACCCCGGCACGCCGAACAACAGGAACCTCGAAGGGGAAGTAAACCACCTGAAGAG gcgaggaggcggcgccagAATCGACGCCGAACACCGGATCGCCTTCCTGTCGCCCTTTTTACTGTCGCCCTTTTTGCTGCACAAGGAGATccaggacgaggacgaggaggtgCAGCGCCAGGTGGTCGCCGGCGACACCTGGGGCCTCTTCTCGTCGCAGTTCGTGCGGCGCCACGGGCTCCACCTGCTGGCGACCACCAGCACGTGGTTCCTCCTCGACATCGCCTTCTACAGCCAGAACCTGTTCCAGAAGGACATCTTCAGCAAGGTCGGGTGGATCCCGCCGGCGAGGACCATGAACGCCATCGAGGAGCTGTTCCGTATCTCGCGCGCGCAGGCGCTCATCGCGCTGTGCGGCACCATCCCGGGCTACTGGTTCACCGTCGCGCTCATCGACATCATGGGCAGGTTCTGGATCCAGCTCATGGGCTTCCTCATGATGACCGTGTTCATGGTCGCGCTGGCGGTGCCGTACGAGCACTGGACGCAGCCGGCGCACCACACTGGCTTCGTGGTGCTCTACGGgctcaccttcttcttcgccaaCTTCGGGCCCAACAGCACCACCTTCGTCGTGCCGGCGGAGATCTTCCCGGCGAGGCTCCGGTCCACGTGCCACGGCatctccgccgcggccggcaaGGCGGGCGCCATCGTCGGCGCGTTCGGGTTCCTGTACGCGGCGCAGGACCCCAAGAAGCCCGACCACGGGTACACGCCCGGCATCGGCATCCGCAACACGCTGTTCCTGCTCGCCGGCACCAACTTCCTGGGCATGGTCATGTCGCTGCTCGTGCCGGAGTCCAAGGGCATGTCGCTCGAGGAGATCGCCAAGGAGAACATCAACGACGACGCCACCGAAGCTCCTGCCAGAGTCTAG
- the LOC120690890 gene encoding inorganic phosphate transporter 1-1, with amino-acid sequence MAGRQLNVLSTLDQARTQWYHFMAIVIAGMGFFTDAYDLFCISLVTKLLGRIYYTDTSRPDPGTLPPNVSAAVTGVALCGTLAGQLFFGWLGDKLGRKSVYGFTLVLMVVCSVASGLSFGRTPRGVVATLCFFRFWLGFGIGGDYPLSATIMSEYANKRTRGAFIAAVFAMQGFGILFGAIVALVVSAGFRAAYPAPPYSQDRAASLVPQADYVWRIILMFGTLPAALTYYWRMKMPETARYTALVARNAKQAAADMSRVLQTEIKESAARDERTVLAGEEWGLFSPQFARRHGLHLLATTSTWFLLDIAFYSQNLFQKDIFSKVGWIPAARTMNAVEELFRIARAQALIALCGTIPGYWFTVAFIDIVGRFWIQIMGFAMMTAFMLGLAVPYHHWTTPGHHTGFIVMYGFTFFFANFGPNSTTFIVPAEIYPARLRSTCHGISAAAGKAGAIIGAFGFLYAAQDPHKPEAGYPRGIGIRNALFVLAGTNFLGTVMTLLVPESKGKSLEVVSQEVADDEEAA; translated from the coding sequence atggcggggcgtCAGCTGAACGTGCTGTCCACGCTGGACCAGGCGAGGACGCAGTGGTACCACTTCATGGCGATCGTGATCGCCGGCATGGGCTTCTTCACCGACGCCTACGACCTCTTCTGCATCTCCCTCGTCACCAAGCTGCTGGGCCGCATCTACTACACCGACACCTCCAGGCCGGACCCGGGCACGCTGCCGCCCAACGTGTCGGCCGCCGTCACCGGGGTCGCGCTCTGCGGCACGCTGGCGGGGCAGCTCTTCTTCGGCTGGCTCGGCGACAAGCTCGGCCGCAAGAGCGTCTACGGCTTCACGCTCGTCCTCATGGTCGTCTGCTCCGTCGCGTCGGGCCTCTCGTTCGGGCGCACGCCCAGGGGCGTCGTCGCCACGCTCTGCTTCTTCcgcttctggctcggcttcggCATCGGCGGCGACTACCCGCTCAGCGCCACCATCATGTCCGAGTACGCCAACAAGAGGACCCGCGGCGCCTTCATCGCCGCCGTGTTCGCCATGCAGGGCTTCGGCATCCTCTTCGGCGCCATCGTGGCGCTCGTCGTCTCCGCCGGCTTCCGCGCCGCGTACCCGGCGCCGCCCTACTCCCAGGACCGCGCCGCCTCGCTCGTGCCGCAGGCCGACTACGTGTGGCGCATCATCCTCATGTTCGGCACCCTCCCGGCCGCGCTCACCTACTACTGGCGCATGAAGATGCCCGAGACGGCGCGCTACACGGCGCTCGTGGCGCGCAACGCCAAGCAGGCCGCGGCCGACATGTCCAGGGTGCTGCAAACCGAGATCAAGGAGAGCGCGGCGCGTGACGAGAGGACGGTCCTCGCCGGCGAGGAGTGGGGCCTCTTCTCGCCCCAGTTCGCCCGGCGCCACGGGCTCCACCTCCTGGCGACCACCAGCACGTGGTTCCTCCTCGACATCGCCTTCTACAGCCAGAACCTGTTCCAGAAGGACATCTTCAGCAAGGTCGGGTGGATCCCGGCGGCGAGGACCATGAACGCCGTCGAGGAGCTGTTCCGCATCGCGCGCGCGCAGGCGCTCATCGCGCTGTGCGGCACCATCCCGGGCTACTGGTTCACCGTCGCCTTCATCGACATCGTCGGCAGGTTCTGGATCCAGATCATGGGCTTCGCCATGATGACGGCTTTCATGCTCGGCCTCGCCGTGCCGTACCACCACTGGACGACGCCCGGCCACCACACGGGGTTCATCGTCATGTACggcttcaccttcttcttcgccaaCTTCGGGCCCAATAGCACCACCTTCATCGTCCCCGCCGAGATATACCCGGCGCGGCTGCGGTCCACCTGCCATGGCatctccgccgcggccgggaaGGCCGGCGCCATCATCGGCGCGTTCGGGTTCCTGTACGCCGCCCAGGACCCGCACAAGCCTGAGGCCGGGTACCCCCGGGGCATTGGCATCCGCAACGCGCTCTTCGTGCTCGCCGGCACCAACTTCTTGGGCACCGTCATGACGCTGCTCGTCCCCGAGTCCAAGGGCAAGTCGCTCGAGGTGGTATCACAGGAGGtcgccgacgacgaggaggccgcGTAA
- the LOC120690889 gene encoding probable inorganic phosphate transporter 1-12 has translation MASKQLQVLATLDAAKTQWYHFTAIVVAGMGFFTDAYDLFCISLVSKLLGRIYYTDPARPDPGTLPPNVAAAVNGVALCGTLAGQLFFGWLGDRLGRKSVYGMTLLLMVVCSIASGLSFGSTPAGVMATLCFFRFWLGFGIGGDYPLSATIMSEYANKKTRGGFIAAVFAMQGFGILAGGIVTLAISTAFRKAFPAPAYLVDAAASTVPQADYVWRIILMLGAVPAILTYYWRTKMPETARYTALVAKNAKQAASDMSKVLQVEIAAESEKLDEITRNRDYGLFSSRFARRHGRHLLGTAATWFLVDIAYYSQNLFQKDIFTSIHWIPKARTMSALEEVFRISRAQTLIALCGTVPGYWFTVFLIDVLGRFAIQLLGFAMMTVFMLGLAFPYHHWTTAGNHIGFAVMYGFTFFFANFGPNATTFIVPAEIFPARLRSTCHGISAASGKAGAIIGAFGFLYAAQPQDKAHVSGGYKPGIGVRNTLFVLAACNLLGFFFTFLVPESKGKSLEEMSGEANDEETSGNDVATAVQPSGVQMV, from the coding sequence ATGGCGAGCAAGCAGCTGCAGGTGCTGGCCACGCTCGACGCCGCCAAGACGCAGTGGTACCACTTCACGGCGATCGTCGTCGCGGGCATGGGCTTCTTCACCGACGCCTACGACCTCTTCTGCATCTCGCTCGTCTCCAAGCTGCTCGGCCGCATCTACTACACCGACCCCGCCAGGCCCGACCCGGGCACGCTGCCGCccaacgtcgccgccgcggtgaACGGCGTCGCGCTCTGCGGCACGCTCGCCGGGCAGCTCTTCTTCGGCTGGCTCGGCGACAGGCTCGGCCGCAAGAGCGTCTACGGCATGACGCTGCTGCTCATGGTCGTCTGCTCCATCGCGTCCGGGCTCTCGTTCGGGAGCACGCCCGCCGGCGTCATGGCCACCCTCTGCTTCTTCcgcttctggctcggcttcggCATCGGCGGCGACTACCCGCTCAGCGCCACCATCATGTCCGAGTACGCCAACAAGAAGACCCGCGGCGGGTTCATCGCCGCCGTCTTCGCCATGCAGGGCTTCGgcatcctcgccggcggcatcgTCACGCTCGCCATCTCCACGGCGTTCCGCAAGGCGTTCCCGGCGCCGGCGTACCTGGTCGACGCCGCGGCGTCCACCGTGCCGCAGGCCGACTACGTGTGGCGCATCATCCTCATGCTCGGCGCGGTGCCGGCGATACTGACCTACTACTGGCGGACCAAGATGCCCGAGACGGCGCGCTACACCGCGCTGGTCGCCAAGAACGCCAAGCAGGCCGCCTCCGACATGTCCAAGGTCCTGCAGGTGGAGATCGCCGCAGAGTCGGAGAAGCTTGACGAGATCACCAGGAACAGGGACTACGGCCTCTTCTCGTCGCGGTTCGCGCGGCGCCACGGCCGCCACCTCCTGGGCACCGCCGCGACGTGGTTCCTGGTGGACATCGCCTACTACAGCCAGAACCTGTTCCAGAAGGACATCTTCACCAGCATCCACTGGATCCCCAAGGCGCGCACCATGAGCGCGCTCGAGGAGGTGTTCCGCATCTCCCGCGCGCAGACGCTCATCGCGCTCTGCGGCACCGTGCCGGGCTACTGGTTCACCGTCTTCCTCATCGACGTCCTCGGCCGCTTCGCCATCCAGCTCCTGGGCTTCGCCATGATGACCGTCTTCATGCTCGGCCTCGCCTTCCCCTACCACCACTGGACCACGGCGGGCAACCACATTGGCTTCGCCGTCATGTACggcttcaccttcttcttcgccaaCTTCGGGCCCAACGCGACCACCTTCATCGTCCCGGCCGAGATCTTCCCGGCGCGGCTCCGGTCCACCTGCCACGGCATCTCCGCTGCTTCCGGCAAGGCCGGCGCCATCATCGGGGCGTTCGGCTTCCTCTACGCGGCGCAGCCGCAGGACAAGGCGCACGTTAGCGGCGGGTACAAGCCCGGGATCGGCGTGCGGAACACGCTGTTCGTGCTCGCCGCCTGCAACTTGCTCGGCTTCTTCTTCACCTTCCTGGTGCCGGAATCGAAAGGGAAGTCGCTCGAGGAGATGTCCGGCGAGGCCAACGACGAGGAAACCTCCGGCAACGACGTCGCCACGGCCGTGCAGCCTTCCGGAGTTCAAATGGTGTAG